One segment of Nocardioides sp. QY071 DNA contains the following:
- a CDS encoding helix-turn-helix domain-containing protein, with product MSGLAPLISIEELSEYLNVPTRTLHDWRLAGRGPRAVHVGRQLRYFVTDVNAWLQQQREDVTGRSPDGR from the coding sequence ATGAGCGGCCTCGCGCCGCTGATCTCGATCGAGGAACTCTCCGAGTACCTCAACGTGCCCACGCGAACGTTGCACGACTGGCGGCTGGCCGGCCGAGGCCCACGTGCGGTTCATGTCGGCCGACAGCTGCGCTACTTCGTCACCGACGTCAACGCGTGGCTGCAGCAGCAGCGCGAGGACGTCACGGGTCGCTCTCCCGACGGGCGGTGA
- a CDS encoding trimeric intracellular cation channel family protein has protein sequence MLQTLDLVGIFVFAISGGLVAVRNQLDILGVVVLAMATGLGGGVIRDVVIGAVPPPAVADWRYLLVPVVAGLVAFWLHPAVGRLEREINVFDAFGLGLFCVAGALKAQEYGLGPAPSAALGMVTGVGGGIIRDLLAGRIPVIFRTGELYAIPALAGAAIAATGAELGVAHGVILAPAALVTIGWRLIAVRRGWRAPVPRLGPPPS, from the coding sequence ATGCTGCAGACGCTCGACCTCGTCGGGATCTTCGTCTTCGCCATCTCCGGCGGACTGGTGGCGGTGCGCAACCAGCTCGACATCCTCGGGGTCGTGGTGCTGGCGATGGCCACCGGCCTCGGCGGCGGTGTCATCCGCGATGTCGTCATCGGAGCGGTGCCACCGCCCGCCGTCGCCGACTGGCGCTACCTGCTGGTGCCCGTCGTCGCCGGCCTGGTCGCCTTCTGGCTGCACCCCGCCGTGGGCCGGCTCGAGCGCGAGATCAACGTCTTCGACGCCTTCGGCCTCGGCCTGTTCTGCGTCGCCGGCGCCCTCAAGGCCCAGGAGTACGGGCTCGGCCCCGCCCCCTCCGCCGCCCTCGGCATGGTCACCGGCGTAGGCGGTGGCATCATCCGCGACCTGCTCGCCGGCCGGATCCCGGTGATCTTCCGCACCGGCGAGCTGTACGCCATCCCCGCCCTCGCCGGCGCCGCCATCGCCGCGACCGGTGCCGAGCTCGGCGTCGCCCACGGCGTGATCCTCGCCCCGGCGGCGCTGGTCACCATCGGGTGGCGGCTGATCGCCGTACGGCGGGGGTGGCGGGCGCCCGTTCCCCGGCTCGGGCCACCGCCCTCGTGA